Below is a genomic region from Desulfobacterales bacterium.
TTTAATCACAAAGGTATTTTTACCGAACGGTTCAATCTCCAAACCCAAGGCTTTTAAATCCGGCAGCATCTGTCCTAAGATTTCAGCCTCGCTGAAACTGAGTTCAAGGGTTTCGGGCACCAGAAGCTTCTGGGCGGCGGACGGCTGTTTGTCGGCCCGTCTTTGCAATTGCTCAAAAAGAATGCGCTCATGAGCGGCATGGTGGTCGATGAGCACCAGACCGGTTTCAGCTTCGCAGATGATATAGGTGTTATGCAGCTGGCCGACAACCCTTAAAGCGCTGAAGCCTTGGCTGTCAAACATTGACTGCTGGTCGTTGCGGCCGCCGGTTGCTGACCACTGGTGTCTTTGGCTTCTTGCTCCTGGCAGCTGGCGGCTGGCTGACGTTTGGGTATTGTTGATTTCCGGAAGCGACATCCGAGGTTGCCATGACGGTTCTTCATCTCTGTTTTCAGGCGTAAAGGGTTTTAGTGACTCGACAACCTGAGGCGTTTTCTGCGACACCAATGCCGGGCGCCAGCTAACCCGCTCTATTTCATACAACGTCTGAGCGATGGCGCTTTTAACCGCTTGATGCAATGGGTGCGGGTCGACAAAACGAACTTCATTTTTAGTTGGGTGCACGTTGACATCCACCCGATCAAAGGGGACTCGGATAAAAATGACGGCAACGGGAAATTGCCCTTTTACCAGGCGCTGGGCAAAGCCCGTAAAGACACCATGCTGGATGGTGCGGTCCCGCACAAAGCGGCCATTAACAAAAACATAGAGCCCCCGTGAGGTCCGGCGTGTGACCTTAGGAGAACCAATCCAGCCTTTGATTGAAATGCCGTCACGCTCTAATTCAATCGCATGCAGATCAGCACGGATATTTTTGCCGAGCACATCTGCAATTCGGTCAAGTTGCCGGGATACCTGCGGCCAGTTTTTGACCATCTTGTTGTTGTGAACCAGGCGAAATTGCACATCCGGATGGCCCAGGGCGACCCTGGAGACCGTATCGGCAATATGGCTCATTTCGGTGCCGACTGTCTTTAAAAACTTTTTACGGGCCGGCGTATTAAAAAACAGCTGTTTGACTGAAACCAGGGTTCCTTGCGGCGCGCCGGTCTCGCTAACGCTTTTGACCTTTCCGCCCTCAACAATAATTTGGGTGCCGGCATCGGAAGATCCATCGCGGGTAATCAGCGTAAAGCGGGATACCGATGCAATGCTGGGCAGGGCCTCACCTCTGAAGCCCAGGGTTTGAATGGCAAACAAATCATCGACGCTGGAAATTTTGCTGGTGGCGTGCCGTTCGATGGCCAGCAGGGCATCAGCAGCAGCCATGCCGCTGCCATTGTCGGAGACCTGAATCAGTGATTGCCCGCCATTTTCCACCTCTATGATAATACGGGTGCTATGAGCGTCCAGGGCATTCTCGATCAGCTCCTTGACCACTGATGCCGGCCGTTCGACCACTTCACCGGCCGCAATCTTATTGGACAGCGTTTCGGGGAGTATTTTTATTTTGGGGATGGTCATATTGGGTATTGGCTTTAAAATTTGGACCGTTTTGAATACCCGGCTTTATGTATTCTTTTTGTAGAAACTTCTCAGATATTCCGCATCCATCGGCGACAGGTCGAACTTTAAACACGCCTCTTCAATAAGCTTGGTCGTAGTGGCTTTGGGGTTGTATTTGCACTCCTCGGAAATCCACTTTACGGCTTTTCTTAGATCTTCACCTTCCGGCTGTACGGTGGCCATTTTATGCTCCTTTTCGAAAACTGTTTTGCACCACGAAGAACACGAAGCTCACAAAGAATTTATAAAACCATTCGCTTAATGCCATTTTTCATGAATCGGACATTAAAATTCATTATTAAACCAATTTTTATCCCCGCTAGCTTCATGTAAGTTAGCAGTTGGGCTTGATGAATAGGTAAAATTTTTTCTACACTTTTTAGCTCTACTATGACTTGGTTGTCGACAAGCAAATCAACACGGTATCCACAATCAATTTTCACTTTATTGTAATTTACAGGAAGAGGGTATTGTAACCTGAATGG
It encodes:
- the mutL gene encoding DNA mismatch repair endonuclease MutL, with translation MTIPKIKILPETLSNKIAAGEVVERPASVVKELIENALDAHSTRIIIEVENGGQSLIQVSDNGSGMAAADALLAIERHATSKISSVDDLFAIQTLGFRGEALPSIASVSRFTLITRDGSSDAGTQIIVEGGKVKSVSETGAPQGTLVSVKQLFFNTPARKKFLKTVGTEMSHIADTVSRVALGHPDVQFRLVHNNKMVKNWPQVSRQLDRIADVLGKNIRADLHAIELERDGISIKGWIGSPKVTRRTSRGLYVFVNGRFVRDRTIQHGVFTGFAQRLVKGQFPVAVIFIRVPFDRVDVNVHPTKNEVRFVDPHPLHQAVKSAIAQTLYEIERVSWRPALVSQKTPQVVESLKPFTPENRDEEPSWQPRMSLPEINNTQTSASRQLPGARSQRHQWSATGGRNDQQSMFDSQGFSALRVVGQLHNTYIICEAETGLVLIDHHAAHERILFEQLQRRADKQPSAAQKLLVPETLELSFSEAEILGQMLPDLKALGLEIEPFGKNTFVIK
- a CDS encoding GxxExxY protein → MKFDELSKRVIGCAIDVHKNLGPGLLESTYEQCLAHELKCAKIPFRLQYPLPVNYNKVKIDCGYRVDLLVDNQVIVELKSVEKILPIHQAQLLTYMKLAGIKIGLIMNFNVRFMKNGIKRMVL